One Magnolia sinica isolate HGM2019 chromosome 2, MsV1, whole genome shotgun sequence genomic window, gcatggtccaaaaatgacaTAAATTGCAACATCCCAAGTCCTAAGATTGAAAGGGAGGCTTGCTAATAgaatttttgcctaaattataTTACTTTAGGACCCATAGTATGGGAAGTGGATTTTTGCCTAAATTATATTACTTTAAGacccacacaccaccgacctggctgatgtgggtacgtgccgtgcgaagacgagcgctgacgttcCTCGGCTCAGAGTTatatgaacagttcaaaggagatcaaagttacatgggccctataaTGTTCTATTTATtataatccataccgttcatccatttggcaagatcattttcgAACATGATACGAAAAATGAATcacatataaatctcaagtgcaccacaccgcaaatagcagtgggacagtgattcttaccgttaaaacatttgtagggcctccgtgacgtttattttccatccaatctgttcactgggtcacaaatacctggatgaatagtaaaaaaatatatcatattgatccaaaacttctgtgactccaaaaggatttcaatggtagacgttcaatcctccactgcatttttcagtgtggtccatttgatctttggatctgtcttaattttaggTCTAAGACTCAaatgggatccacagaacttggtgatgtcaacacaccagccaatccgcttcccataggttgggttgggcttagcCACTTATCATGGGCCATATATGGGCCTATTAGTAGGCTTTATGCGTATTTTAGCCCAAGTTCAGCCCAATTAGATAATGGGCCATTCAGGCCCCTTTACCAACCTAATCAAAGGCCCTCCAGGGTTATAAGCAGCTATCCCCAGCCTCTGctggatcctctctctctctctctctctctctctctctctgcgttgagaaaatgaaaaagaagctGCTGTCCTCCGCGCCATGGAGAGATGAAGAGAAATCCGAAAAATTCGAGGATGCGAAGCTCAGAGCCACCAATCAGCCGGGAACGACACCGACCATGCATGTCCCTCGCAAGAAATCTGTATCATCGAAAGCCACTGATGAGGACGAATCAATCGAGATTGATCCTGAGCTCCGATACAGCTTCCAGAGGAATGTTCAGGTTTTTCTCTTCAATACCAATTTCTTGTTTCCTGCGAGTTCTGTCTGTGTGCCATCAAATTTCTATGTTATCGTTTGAATATGATGAATTTCTCTAAATACCTATTTCTCATTTActgtggatttttaaaaaaaatctgtatATCATCgaatttcagtttttaatggttaggatagtatttttgggcagtTTTCTTTGACACCCGCCTGCGTTTTCTGAGGAAAATttctgtattgtggtttgaaGGTGAGAAACTCTGAATCACTGTGAAGTTACTGGATATTGATGAACTACGGTATTTTGGTTAGAGTAGGATTTTTATGGCATTTTCTTCGATACCTACTTCTCGTTTTATATGAATTCTAACAATATGTCgacaattttctgtattttgtgGTTTGAAGATGAGAGAATTTTCTCTGATTACCCATTTTCCATTTATACTGAATTTTGTTTTATATCAATGTATTTTAAGTATTTTGGTTAGAAGGttagcttttcttcttcttcttttttccccaaTACCGACTTGGTATGTTTTATGTATTCTGAATGCTCATTGAAAATTCCTGTAGTCTTGGTTTTAAGATGAAATTCTCTAGCACCCAACTTCCATTTACCGTGAATTATGACTGTATATTGATCATGGTTAGAAGACTCACAAGAGCAACAGGTGAGATGTGGATGAGCTCTTTCTCTGGTTTCCTTCATTCATTCTCCCTTGGCAGGGGCTGGACTGTTAGTGATTAGCTACAGATAAGGAGTCAATTGATACAGAGCCCCAAGTCTATCAGGGTGAGGCTGGTCTTCTTTTAAAAATCTTTCATGGATGGGTTGTAAGCCATTTCTTTTGGAAGTGGCCAagtgagtcaactcggtttgCGCAGAGCTcatctgagtcttaaaaccatgtcgATGAATTTTTGGGTTGTAGTTGGAGAGGAactttcagttatttttcatTCCATACCCGCTTCTAGTTTTATGCGATTTGTGACTGTAGATTAAGAaatttgtgtattgtggtttggaGATAAAATTTATCCTATTCCCTTCTTTGGTTACCGATAGCTACTTCCTAATATCTTTCAATGGTGATACTTGCTGAAGCATGGAGGAATTTCCAAATATTTGTTTATATTAATCATTCCGGCAGGACGCATGtagccatatatgattttgtggtagtGATTCTTGAGGTTCTTGATTGACTTGTCATGTACGAGGTTATCTATCTTTATGCCGATGCAACTTATCATGTGCTCTCTTAAAATCGAGCTTATgatatgatgatccagaccattcatatgGTGTAGTTGGCCGCTGTAAATTACACCCAAATAAGGCAATACTAGCTGTCCATGTCAGAATTTTGTGAGTGTACACGATAATATCCTAGGCACAGTCAACGGTTTAGAGTCCCCTTTCATGTTTTATACCCGCTGTTTATACTTCATATGTGCTTTCTGGCTTGCATTTGAGATTATCTCTGCCAATCATATCACATTGGTTATTTTTTAGTTAAGCCCTGAGATGTGTTTCTTTCTTCTACATGCAGTTTCTCAGACGAGTGTTTAGCATTGACACCATCGTGAAGCCGCTTCCTCCTGCGATGGCGTACAATGTTTCACGCAATTTGAGCTTTTTCACTCGCATTTTCACACAGTTCTTTGGTAAGttcgtttttattttttttctcctccTTACAGTAACTCTGCTGACCCCATACTCGGCACAAGCCTCTGATGATGCTGAGGAAAATTTAAGTACGCTATTTCAAATTCGGTTATTCACACGATAAGTGGACTATTTGGGAAATGATAGGATGGTTTGGAAGTTGTTAAGTACCATTTTCAGTTCACATGGCTTTGTTAATTTTGTTTCATTTCAATCAATTAAATCGGCTGTGATGGTTAGACAATGATATATTTACTGTAACTGTTGAGTGCTCCTTGATATTCATTAAATCTTCCTAGGATTGCATACACTGGATGAATTTGGCTGTCTGAGAGATTGACTATTTACTACTCACTTTCAGTTCGCCATCTTATTGTATATCAACTGCCTTTGCAGAATCCTGTCTGCCATCCCTGTAATTGATATACCTCTGTGCACATATTCCAATGGTTTCGTTttccgtcttttttttttttcctgaatgaGATCGACATTCGAGCATGCGTAAGTTTTCAGTACAAGAAATAGATACATTCTTTAGTATTATTTGCTGTGTGACTTGGAAGAGTAGAATCTCATCTCAATTCGTGACTTGTGATTAAAGTagttagatttagatatttttattTGATACACATGAATTTAATGTGCCAATACACAATCACAGATACTGTGTGAAATTCTTCCAATGAGTCTGATCAAATAATTGAGTGGATGATCTAATAATTCTGATCATGCGAAGGCTTTTTGTTCTGATGTTCTTTTGTCAATCTCATTAGTAATTATGAGGCTTCTTATGAATCCTTTCCACCGACATGCCCGTTATTGGATAGAATTAACAGTTTTAATTTTTTGGGTCTGAATCTTTTCTGATGCCCTCAAAGAAGGGGAACAAAAACAAGCGTCGGCAGGGAGAGGCAGATCCTGGATGGCATTTTAGTCATGAATGAGCTTGTCGATTCTAGAATCTCAAGTGGTGAAGCAGGTTTTAGGCACTGTTTTAAATTGTGAATAGCATGGTGCATAGTTTTCAccccaatttcatgatattttgcaccaaattaaactgattaataATGGTATTTAACAAAATTCCAAATGCAAACTAGAGTAATAAGAAAGTTCAATAATTGTATAGAAGTAAATaaagagcaatgaaactgatttaatactattactcacattattttactaaaagcattggaaagatttattaattttgattgaatatagaaaaatgtaacaaaacaTAGAAAACTGTTAGAggagaaaatttgagaaagaaagagagaatatgagagagagagcacGTTTGGGCGAGACGTCCATCCTTATCTTATTTATAACAATAGGAGAAAAGGTACAGTTACATATATGCCCCTattatgaagggaaaactaaagaaAGACTACGGGGCaaataagaaaagcataaaacaaagagaaaaagggaaaAGTGCTAAGACTAAGGCCCATAACACATAAGACCCGGTATATGTACCTGTGGGCCCAGTCATAGGCCCACATGCACACGTCTACAAAaacattgattgattttaatgttgtagtgaaaaataacttataatatgagctacgtagcatgtagcatatacaaattatcatgtagccTAGGCTATACATAATTTAAGTTATTTTCATAAGCTATGTAACAATAAGGCTAAGCTACACTACATggtgtaagctacatgctacataacctagctatttaaaacactggactTTTAGGTGTAAGATTGATATGGAGAAGGCATATTAAATGGGCTGGGTGGGTCAGAGAATGCATTTTTATGGTTTCTTCTCGTTTTGGTAAATGTTTCGCTACCAGGTTTGTTTATGTGGGTTGAAGGGGCTTTGCCAAGGAGAACTGTtctcgcctttttttttttttttttttttccagttgttGCAGAAGGTCTGAACATGCTTATGCAAAGGGCTTCTTCCATTGGTATGATTAAGGGTTATAGAACCAATAATATGGATTCTTAGATGTTTTTGGGTGGTCTGGAGCCTAAGGGTTTCTTTGAGAGTGATAATGGGTGTGGCTATGGATTAGGATTTGGTGAAATCTTCGGCGATGAATGTGGAGTGTAAGTATATGAGCTTCACTGCACTTGGGTCTTCCTCTTGGAGGCAAGTCGAATGATGCTTGCTTTTGGGCCCCAtcattgaaagaattaaaaaaataaaaataaaaatatttggcTAGGTGGAGGTGGCGTCACCCACATCTAGGATGTTCTGTCTAATATCCCATTTACTTTGCTTTCTTCAAGATTCTTGAGCTTCTTCAAAGGAACTTCTTGTTGGACGGGAGAGAGGAGGATCATAAATTTTACCTTATCAATTGGAAGGAGGTTTGAAAACTTATTTAAGGCATCTTTGATAATATTAGGGAGAGAAACTAGGTATTGTTGAGCAAATGGTTGTGGAGATTTGAGGGACAATCAGAAGTTGCATGCAGAAGATTGGTCTTTGGAAAAATATGGGACATTTGTGGACACAATCTTTGCAATCAAGGGGATCCATGGTATGGAAGTCTATTAGTAAAATGGTTAAATGTAGAGATGGAAGCAATGGGGAAATTTCAAGCACAAAAGGGAAGGAATTTAGTGAAGGTATTTGATTTCTAGCTAGCAAAcatgttgattgtaatcaacctttgTAATAGATTATTAGATAgagcttgattgtaatcaacctatttaATAGTCAATTACATTGCACTTGTGGGGAGTTCCTATTAGATAAATTTGCTTgctttgccaaaaaaaaaaaaacttgctttCCCAAAATAAATGCTTGCTTTCCGAAATAAAAAATGCttgctttccaaaaaaaaaaaaaaaaacttatgccataacttttaTCATTAATACGACCACTATGGCATTCCAATTTAATGCTAGGGTGTGTGAGAGTGCCTCTCTGTCCACAAAAGTGTGGAAGGCTCCTGTTCCCCAAAGAGTTGAAGCTTTTGCTGGGGTAGCTACTTCCAACAAGATTCTAGTGGTAACTGAATTGCAGAAATGAAATTTATCCATCCCCAACATCTGCATCATGTGCAGAAATGAGGAAGTATTGGTCAACCACCAAAGAAAGGTTCGGTTACCCTTCTTTCTCAGCTGGGGTTCCTGTGGACTTCCAATAAATCTATTGGTGATACGTTGTTGGAATGGCATGTTCTGTTCACAGGTCGAAAGATCTTATGCTTCTTCGGAATCTTATGGGGTCTGTGGAAAAAGAGGAATAACAGAATCTTCAAGGACCATGTTTTGTCCATCAAATCTATTGAAAGGAGGATCTCTCTTATGATCATATATTGGCATTTCTTTTCAATAAGTGACTAAAGGGTTACTTGCGATGGGCTGTTTGCCATTGTTGTTTTCTTTGCTAATAAAATCAGTCAATTTTAAATAGAAAACGCCATGATAATTGCTTTCTTCCATACGGTAATTGTGACCCCATCAATTATACATTGACATGAACTacctttaatttttagaaaattgCTTATTTTAGCCATTAAGAGGAAGATCTTTTGTCTGCTCTGTCAAATGAGGATGGCACCAGTATGGGATAGTCTTACAGCTCCTGTAGGTTGCTTTAGGGGGCACAATTGCGTTGCAATTCATTCAATTGTTGGTCTGGTAGCTTCTAAATGATCATATTGCAATTTTTTTAGCACTCGTGCTGAGGACATACCCTCCCTGTTAGTCCAACCCACTCTTATTCCCAAATGAACAATTGTTCCTTTACCCCCACAACGGCCACAGTGAGTGGCCTGTGATGGTAGGTTTGTAATTGCGGTTCCTCGCCGTTTGGCAGTttgaataaaattttctttatctttcacaaaaagaaaaaagaaaaaaaagacaaaagagGACATCTCCTCAAGTGGCAGTAGGAAAGTAACGCCATTACCCGCACTTGGTGAATATGTGGAATCTTCCTCTCTGTATTTCGATGGCTGAAGCGTTATGTAGGTTAATTACAACTTGCACATCTGAAGCTgagaatcagagagagagagagaaagaggagcctCGTTCTCTTGTTCCCATGCCTTGTGTATATATCAATGTTCAATAACTTGGAAATCAGACACTTATTCAAAGTTTGAATCAGCTGGGCCAATGGAGAACTCCCTCACTGTGAAACCCTCACTGTGAAATTATTCAAATCAATCATTTTGTGAATTAACTCTACCAAGTTCCTAGCGGACCAATGAGTTATTGAACAATCATGTTAATAGACAGTTCCTTGAAAATCTTGCTATCTTTAGTCTCACCCATGACTTCCCCTTCTTATTTTTCATTTGTCTGCTTGCAGATCCAGAGGGTATATCGAATGCCCAGAAATCGCTTGGGTTAGGCCAAGAAGAGAAGGTGCGGCGCGTCCGTTGAATAATTCTCAAAAATCTATCGGATCGTTTCTATAAATTGGTTGTcatgcttgtatttttttttattagtacTGAAAATTAGAGTGACAGCTTTTTTGGCATTACTACTTTAAGCAATTGTGGGCGTTTTTAATTCTCAAAGTTGATTTTAGATGCCATGAAGGTGTTTGTTTATCTTCCTGACTTCAAGATGCttccaatattattattatttttggcatCAAGGGGTGGATGTGATTTTGAGGGAGGCGGAACAGTGTCAGGTCTACATGCATGTGTATACATCACACGTGttggagatccagaccattcatcagttaGAATGTGCTTAGAACATGCATGTACCAAAAAGCAGGGCATCAGACTAATCAAGTGACTCACACGTGTacatgaatttggattgttggaCTTCTTTCCAatggcttttttttttgggtacaaGTTTCGTCTGCCTGATCAATGGACCAGCAGTATTTTATAGTCCATGGCATGTCCAAAGGTGtagcctgcctgatgaatggcccagatctctaaCACATTGCCTGCGGCGTGTTCAAAAACCTTGTGGGTGTTAATATTTAGAGGGATGCCTTCTCCAATTCAAACGGCCATATGTCCGGTGTAATTTAATACTCTGGTAGCTTGTGACGCTTGATAAGCTGGCACCATAAAAGGTACATGCTACATATATGTCTAAATTCTAGAATCCATTGTCATGAAGTAACAGACCCATAGTCAGATTGTTAATTCATTTGAGTGTTGTTGTCTATGACAAGGTGATTTTGGCAATCATAGTAAAACTTAAGATATAAGGATTGTTATTGCTTTTGGCTGTTTTTGGATGTACAAATCAATTAAAATTGACAATTAATTTCATTAAAGAGGAAATTACAAAGATGATGCAACTTGATATTCACAGTGAGGAAGTATCCTTCAAGCTAAGTAGCAGCTAAGCCCCGGGTtgcagagctctctctctctctctctctctctctctcagcttattttttcttctttcttttttacaaTGCGTGGCAGTAACAAATTCTCCGAGTTGCAATTTTCAAGCTCAACCCCTCAATACAAATGCTAAGGAAACCATAGTTTGGTTGCATCCATTTTCATAGAGTAcagattgcaattcaattcaatattgcatccaaaccCAACCCTAATGTAttgatataaaaagaaaaaaaaaagaaaaagaaaaaaggaacttTAGTGAAACAACCATGGTGAATGTTTCCTACATGTGAAACACCCACAGTGAGAATTCTGTTCTCTTGTCGACACTGCTCTCCACCATCCTTGAGTTTGTTGATGCTGGATAATCCCAAGTTCCCAATCAACGTTTTAGACTTTTCCATCCAAGAGATGCTCCTGAGtataatgatgacatgatttggGACGTTCTTTCACTCAGTGGCCATACTATTGAGATGCCATGGTTTAAAGACAGGATTCAGTGGCCAAtcataacagttttttttttttttttcctttgatgaTGGTCATAACAACCCAATTGGACGTCTTAAATGTGGAAGGCAGCTCAAAATTACACCATGGCCATCAATTCAACAGTTAAAGTCTAGTGAAGCATGGCATCTCTTCGGTGGGACACTccggattttttttatttttattttttaaattttggtcAGCCACACCAATTGAATAGTCGTGATTGTTGTAGTGTTATACTGGAAGGCTCAATCATGGTCTAATTGATGTCTGATTGTATCATCCCACTCTAGGCGTAGTAATATTCACATTTTTAAACAAAATGAAGTCATCCCTATGCACACTGCGGGTCCCTTCCTCACTAATATTTTGAGAAATGGAATGATGTTCATCCAAAGATCAGTAATTGAACCAGAACTACATACAATGCAAACAAATTTGAAAATACCTGATTTCTTGGTGGGTTACAAAATATTTTCTTCTCAATACCATGGCGCTGTAGAGAGCTCAAGCTGTGGGGTTACCATCATCCCATTAAGCAGGTCAGCCTTTGTTTTCACCGAAATGACCGTAGCGGGCACGGAGAATGAAACTCCACTAGGTTAATAGTTTGAAGGTTCTGTCCAACATTGCCTGCACCATGCTTTATTCAAGGGAACCTCCACGCCAGTAACCCCATTTACTCATTCCACATTCCGATAAGAATTTAAGGTAAGCAGGTTCAAGCTTGGTATAGGCACGAGAGATGTCTTCAAAAGGAACTTGTGATTGATCATCAGAAGGATTCTACAAAGTTCAAGAACACCCATAAAATCAGTTTTAGGTGTAAgacttttttaattttaataattgCATTAAGGAGTTGTCTAGATTTGGGCAAAGGTGCGTCTTGACAAACAGTTGGAACAACTCTACATGTCCATCGTGATCAACCCTCGTGTGCATTGGTACCAGTGTTCGacgtatcggtatcgctacaagtttcgctggccagggatacaaaaacaatatcgatatcgccaataatatcgctaATCACcaaaaatgcagggaaacatcggaaaaacggtggaattttcggCGAAACTTCAGGAatattaaaatgtacatatttgcatatttagaaatttttaaaaaaaaattgcaaaacgaatgcatatataacaagtttccatttagcagggccttaaaagcatgtgttgttgtaagaaatcagaccaaccatcccatccacccTATTTACCTATCCAACATTTCAtcaaaacatccatcaatattgcaaaaaatcaacaacatatgatatttcaccaagaaatcatcgacAACTGGAAAGGAACAAAAGATTGTagtctcaatatcgcgcatgttgcgatatcgataatatcgagatattattaatattattgaaattaaaatttgaacactacatacaaccatgtgtccatgaaaaaaaaaattgaaataaaaaattatccaataaacaaaattctgatgatatcaattacgttggtgatattattgaaatatcgtcgatacatttatgatacaagcattacctagaatttacatagtcgaaaatatcggcgatacattggtgatattgatgcattggcaatacaagtgacgcctagaatttacatagttgaaaatattgatgattacattagcgatagtGATaagttggcgatacttagcaatacattgctaatGCCTGGAATTTTTTATAGTACCAACATTATCAGTATCACTACCAGTGTAATCGGTAtcgttgagctggagataaagataatataggagatatttcgataatatcggagataattcgaacactgatgGGTACCAATGCAATTTTGGACTAGTAGCCATGGATAGATGATCATTAGACCATGAATTGGGTATTTTTGGTGGAGGGGTGGAACTATGTTCCAGAATCTTTCTTGTCCATGTTCTAGGGTGTTTGACGAAGGGAGGAACGACTAGTCACCAACAGCATGCCTCTGACCAGTTATCATGTGCCTGAATTCAAACAGACCCTAAGGAACATGAAAACAAGAAACAACAGGATGGCCCATAGGAAGATGGTCACATCAAAACTGTAGATAAATCATACAAAGGTCGAAGGCCAACCCAAGACCAGCAAAAGCTAGAAAGCTTAACATCATAAGCCCCAGTACAGAGGAAAAGGCAACAAAACTCCTAAACTTGTATATGTAAGCTCCGAAGGAGATCAACATGCTGCATTGCCGCCAGGCAAAGACAGCATAACCAAACCAGACC contains:
- the LOC131236728 gene encoding uncharacterized protein LOC131236728, which codes for MKKKLLSSAPWRDEEKSEKFEDAKLRATNQPGTTPTMHVPRKKSVSSKATDEDESIEIDPELRYSFQRNVQFLRRVFSIDTIVKPLPPAMAYNVSRNLSFFTRIFTQFFDPEGISNAQKSLGLGQEEKVRRVR